The sequence GTATTTGGCCTTTACGAGCTTTCCTACCTCATCAgctatatgtttatttttttctgGGCCAAAAGATCTCTTTTTCTGCTTAATCGGTTTCATTCGTGGATCCACATTAAGATGATGAAGTGCGTATTCTGGAGGTATCCCTGGTAACGGCTCGTCACCCCAGGCAAATGCATCGACATTGCGCCGCAGAAAAATTGTCAAAGTGTTCTCCACTTCTGTCGGCAGATCTGACCCAATCTTGAGGGTTTTTCTTGGATCACCGGGCACTACTTCGATATGTTTGAGAGCTTCTGTAGCGGTCATCCTTTCTCTGTCATTTGATTCTCCATCCACGAGATGTATTCTATTTTCATTTGAAAGTTGTTCAAGTTTTTGTTTCTTTCCCTTCAGGGAATCTATGTCGGGTCCCTGTCTTCTTCGAGTCTCCCCTGCATTTAGCAAAATAGAAGCATGACATTCTCTTGCGAGTCTGCTATCTCCGACCGCCTCTCCTGGCCCTTCTAGAGTCGGGAATTTTAGTTTCATGTGGTATGTGGATGCAATGGCGCGAAACAGATTGAGGCTTGGACGGCCAAGGATCACGTTGTAAGCCGAGGGGGCTTTCACCACTAAGAATTTCACCATTTTTGTGCTCCGCCGCGGGTACGATCCCAAGGATATGGGTAGAGCGATTTCACCTACTGCTTCAACTATTTCTCCGGAAAAACCGACGAGAGGAGTATTCACTCGCATTAATTGCGCATTACTCAGACCCAACTTTTGGAATGCCTCATGAAAAATTGATATCTGCAGAGCTTCCTGAGTCCACCAATATTTTCTTTACCCAAAAGTTTGAAATCGTGGCGGAAATTATTAAGGCGTCATTGTGTTCCCCCCGAGAGGCTTCCAAGTCCTCTTCTCCAAAAAACACTTCTTCATCTTTCGTCGATATCTCGTTAATCGACTGAGTTACGGTTAAACATGAAAAATTTTGATCACGTCTGGCTGCACGCGCGAGATTTTTCCTTGCATTGTTTGAATCACCACAGGCGGGCCCCCCGGTTATAACAGAGATTATGCCTCCAGTGGGCATGTTCTCTTCTCTCTGCTCGGGTTTTTTGCCCTTCTCGACCCGTTCTCTCTGCTGCTCGCTTGGGCGGTTGTCATCAGGACGCTTGTTGGATCTCTGCTGACTGCGGAAACTATCCACATAGTCACCTAAATATCCCCGTTTTATCAACTTTTCTATCTCGGCCCGAAGGCTGAAACAATCCTCAGTGGAATGACCTTTATCTTTGTGGAACCGGCAGTATTTGTCAGATCTCTGACGcttaggattttctttcatcgGGCGCGGGGGTTGCAGTAAACCTTGCTGCTCTGCTACTACCAGTATGTCTGACAAGCGTGCCTTTAAAGGAGTGTACTGGAGTCTCGGACTTTGGGCCGTTCGTTTTTCCTCCCTCTTTGTCCCTTCCGGTCTCTCTTCTTCCCTTCTTCTTTTTCCTAAGTACCGTGGTTCGATAGCCTCTTCAATGCGTATATGTTTTTCGGCTCTTTCTAACAATTCCTCCAGAGTGTTTGGGGGCTTTCCAGCTATAGATTCCTTGAATTTTCGATGGCGGAGGTTCTGCTGCATTATTCCGGCTAACAGGTCATGGTTAACATGGGGAACTTCATGCACAGCTTGCGTGAACCGTTGTACATATTCTCTCAGGCATTCTCCTTCCTTCTGAATTATAGTAAATAAATAAGCCGCTGTTTTTGGGTATTTCTTGTTGATAGAGAACTGATGGAGAAAACGGTGAGTTAGTTGCTCCAAGCTATCTATGGTTCGTGGAGGGAGCTTGTTGAACCAAGCAAGCGCACGACCGGATAGCGTAGTTCGGAAGATTTTGCAGTATGCGGCCTCACTAATATCGTATAAATCTGCCTTTGCATAGAATTTGTCGAGGTGATCTTGTGGGTCGCCCATTCCCTCGTACTCTGGCAAGTTGGGTATTTTCACTCCCACTGGTACCGACTCGGCTAAGATGGCAGTGGTAAAAGGGCTGTGCCGAGCAGGTAAAACGGCCAATCGGCTGTCTTGTTCATTCAAAGTGTGAGACCCTCGTGCGTAGGTGTGGAGCGAGATACTTTCTCTCCGTGGAGGAAGGCGATGTGTACGGCCATCTGATTCATCTTCCTTGCACGTTTCACCATTGCGCCTTGTCGTCTTGCTGGGGTCATGGGAAGTCGAACGGTCCTTGGGAGTTGTTTCACCAGTGTCAGTACGTGGATGATGTGCGAGTATCTGGGCCACTGCTTCAGCTGCTGCACGAGCGGCTGTCTCTTCCATCATGGCTTTCAGCGCTTCTTGAGTGATGAGCATCTCTGACTGCGAAGGAATAATAGGCGGGTGTCCCTCACCCCTAACGTTGCGAGAGGTGTGCGAACGAGTGTGCATCCTCGAGTGGCGAAGTGACTATGtgttcccacagacggcgccaagctGATGCAGCTAAAATAAATGGGTCGCGTAGACTGCGGACGCGAGATCTGACTGGTTAGAAAACTGGTCCACTTGGCCGGTAAATGAGCTCACCTGGCTGGTAAACGGGTCCACGTAGATAAGACACAGTTAACTTGCGGGGCGTCACCTGCGTCACAAACACTCGTTAAGTGGGCGTCGGGAGGGTTCCCGACGTAGACACTCCGACGATCAAGTCAGTAAGCAGTTCCAAGAAAACTCAGAGAACTAAAGAACTTTTATAAAAATGAGAGCATACCTTGACTTGTCCGGAAACTcctctatttatagatttttaagaGCATCTAAtgggcttgggcttgggcttCTGCAAGCATAATCCATATTTTCGATTTCAATAATTCTAAACCCAATTGATTTATTAACCCAACAAATAATTAGTCTTATACCCATCAACTACCTTTTACAACGATAAAGTAGTGCCCAATAAGCCAGCCATGTTCTTACGGTGGATGATGATCCTTCGATGACCTGAAAAATCAATTGTATACTAGATCATCGATTTGctgatacaatattttttataattaattttatttcaattcaaataagaataatatcgtaattgtaaaataatcaataaaaggtCTTACTAtaatttaaggcaaaaacttgtgtgagacggtctcacgggtcgtattttgtgagacggacctcttatttgggttatccatgaaaaaatattactttttatgctaagagtattatttttttttgaatatatgtagggttgacccgtctcacaaataaaaattcgtgagatcgtcttacaaTAGACctacacataatttaaaataattatatttaaatgtcagTCGTAccataattataaaaatcaatgaaatattaaattgaaatttgaaattatgaaataaaaagattaaaaaaataagatcatTACATCATTTTTTTGTCTATAAAGATTCTTAATAGTAAAGTAAAAGATATAATGTTTGATGACGCATACAAGGTCGAGATTTGCATAGGAATATAGtttaaattctatttttttttcttttcattatgtGACAATGGACTACGATAGTATAAATAAGGCCGTACACATAAGATATAACCAAAGAAGAAACCAACGGAAATAAAAATTCGCTTGTTATTTGGTTTTTTCAGTTTCCGATTTGTTTTCGGGTtgagtttttttgttttataagaTTTTGGTTTTTTCGGTTCAATTcgatttttgtaaataaaaaactGATAAACTCAAATTGACCGTAGCTTTAGCATAAATTACAATTTATTccttatgttttaaatatttaatgattcCACGTTTTTTGCTCCATATTTGAATTGTCAATTTAATATTTGGTTAAATGATTAAAAGTTTGGTGCTTTTTTAAAGATGCTATTATTATTCACCTTTTGTTTAATTGTTTCTTCACTTTATAATTATATTCTAAGTTGGGATCGGATTAAAATTAAGAAAGTTGTGGATAAACTCTTTTACATCTTTGAGTCGACCTTAACAGTTTTTAAGATATATTCTTGAATGAATAGCTTAACAGaactactaaaaaaataaataagtgcGGAAATGGTCTGGCATAACTagttataaaaacatatataatgaCATTGGTAACTAACAAGAAACGACTAGATAAGAACAAATGAAAATATGTGTAATGTGAAGAGACGAgtattttatggatgtttggagataaATACTCATATGTCAACCTTTCTTTTAACTTATGAaggatttcactaaaagactttgattgaaacaattttttttgtaacaATTCACTTCAACTGGGACTATCATTACCTaagttgaaactcttagtatataCTTCAACAAGTTCTGGGTGTTTAAGAACTCTCGGTTAATCAAACAACATAATATAACACAATGGTCAACTTGAACGACTTGAGTTGGCTGGAGTAGCACAAAGTGATTCTTTAAGATCTAATATGTTCTAATAAGACTGTGCTAGTTGAGCAGTTTGAAGTATGATATCTTAAGTGTGCACAGAAATATTAAATGAATGCAAATTTGAAAAATGTAAGCTTGTAATAATGATACAATTGAACTAGTTCTTTACTTCGAAATctgcatatatataaatatatatatatatatgaaatgttCTAACGATCGAATTTGTTTTTCAACGATCATTTGTACTGTTACTCGACATTATGGACATGTCTCTTTCAGTCGTCGTACACATCATTaaatgttaatttaattttcattatgaTTTTACGACTTTAAGCTCCTAGCTTCTGAAAAAATTGATAGATCATAGACGAAATAGACAAATTTCAGTCATTCAGAAGTTGGTAAGATGTTGTATAATCATTCTATATCTAGCAGTTATTGAATGGCTTGACTTGCAAGTACTCTTTTATCATATTTGACCGGTTGTAGTCCGGTTAGAGTTTAACGGTTGAAATATGTGTACTACATTTAATACTTGATCCGGTATGATGACAGATGATCACTTGCAACTAGAGTTTAGATGATCTGCAACTTGAACCTTGATATTTTGTTTGAACATCTTGAGCAGATCCAGTGGGCTAAAAACCTAAAATTATAATCAATAATTGGTTGAATCCTGAAACAGCTCGATAACGTTATTTGTCAATCACAAAAAAACTCAgagtaataaaaatattctcaCATCAtgaaattatatgttttttatttgattttataaaatattgtaacatcatgaaattatatgtttgttttattaaaatatttcataaaaatattctaacatcataaaaatattctaacatctaatttatttgattttatttaaattgtggtGTATAAATTATCTTGTAAGGATTTTTCAAAGGCAAAATGATGAATTTTGAtgtatttatgatttttgataTGTAGCGTATTGTTATATCAATAGTTTGGTATATTTTTTGTGgttaacaaataatattaagGCAAAACTAATTTAAGATAAATTGATACTGTTAAACAAAACTGATATGATTctaaattgaataaatatatcTAAAGGATTTCATTTTACCAAACATCAGAATCAGTCTACGTTAGATCACTAAACCGATATCCAAATCAAGCAGtctgaaaaaattgatcaaacaGTGTACGAGTCAAAACTGATCGTAATAGTGTACGAAGTGTCAGAAAAGCGTTGACATAAACTAAAAACAAGTCAACTTACACTTTTGATTGAATATGTAAGGTCCTgtaatttaattcacgtaacatgaatgcatgcaatctaggatttttatttaattatgggtttaattatttttatgtattttatgcataattattgcatgataaaatttatttcatgaaattttaaaagttcatgcattagggtttctagatgcatttcgcgctcgaacaaggaacggagaccggggaattatcaggaaaattattttaattacattattaatttttattaattattataaggtgttttaaaggtatttatcaagaaatgagctttgttggatatttttacccgcCAGAGCATAATTTTTAaaggtacgtaaattttatcgaatcgggggattttttgagggttcggctattattttcaaaaaatttccaacacgaaatattttttgggagtgcgtttggatttaatgggcctaatttaagCTTATTGAacttaaatatctttttaaacttttaattagcAATTTAGGGACACTAGCTAATTGTTAtctatttaattattgattaaacACCCATTTAACCTAAACTAATCTCCCCACCAGCCGACACCCCCCATTCAGACATCATTCCCTCGGCTTTTCCAGCAGCAACCCCAAGCAAAGTCTCGCCCACTTCACTTTCTTGCAAAAGAAATTCTTCCGGAactcgttcttcgatctcctcgcGTCTATAACATCAAAGGCATGCTTTGTATCATTTTTTTTGCGTCATACACGTCTTATATGCTGATGAAGGTGTTCTTGTATTCAAACTTTCGATCCAACCTTGAGTGTGTGagattttcggttttcatgtgATTAATGCATTTGTTGCTTCAACTCTCACGTTTTTCATATTTATGTGCAAGGGGCTGTCAATTTTGTGATGCTAGAGGGCTGTGCAGGCGGTGTATAATGATGCTTAGGTGCTGGAGAGTCGAGTTTGCCAAGCTCGAAGGAAACTTATTCGACCTAGCGTAGGGAAGGGTTTTTGAGGACAAGATCAGGAGGTTTCGGTTTGATAGTTGTGCATGGCTCGACACCAGCCTTGAAGCCGACCCTCTTGGGTCAGTGGAAGGGCTGGGAAGGGGCTGAGCAAATCTGGTCTCGTTCCATAGGCAGATCGAAGGGCTTAAGGAGGGGGCTCGTGTAGCTGTTCTTGGAAGGGGGCCGTCGGGTGTTTGCGTGGGGCGGGCTTCTTGGGCGGTAAGGTAGCTAGGGTTGGTCCAAGAGGGCTTGGTGGGTTCTGTCCTGAGTCCAGCAGTGGGGGTTGGGTGCTTGACCAGTTAGCTCGGAAAATGGGACCAATAGAATTAAGTTTAGTGCCTAGGATTTTTCCAATTGAGGGTTGCTGGATTTTTCAGCCACGGTCCAGGGTCAGTTTCAAAAGTTTAGGGGTCTGGTTTTTGAGTTTTTAGGGTCTTCTAAATGTATAATAAGTGTGGTcaaaagttgggaaaattttggttaagtttcgagtcaattagggttaaaaccgggacctcggtccaatctttaaaacgaatcggttaagttgtaaCATGGgcttgagtttacgtctaagaatgtttttaaatatgttttgggacattttaagaaatttggtaagcttcgggtcaattttagaggtccatgggtaaaacggtaatttttgggttttcaggggcaaaatggtcattttgcattcGAGGTGAGATTTTGGTACTGGCAGCGTTCTGAGCACATTTTAGCatgtttttaatgtttatgcatcatgtttatgattttcatgaaattatgataaatacggtgcatgtttggttttaaggaaaagttccgttatatgcatgtttttattaagtggtaaatatgatgatattttttgaaggatgagaattggttgtgactgacgatgtatatgtatacgatgacatgaaatatgatgagctgaggccacgGCTCACTGGACGGGTAgtgttgtcgctgatgtccccgccgcccggtACTGTGGtcatacgtagatggatccatcgatagagctgataagatagagttgatacgaaagtcacaactaacgaactgaattcaattaaatgaaaatgtatacgtatatgatgacatgagatgacATGCTTTGACACGTTTATCATATGCTTTTTaattcatgaaagatatgttgagtatgatatttttcactgctgtgtgtcatgtatatgtatttgttattactggtacaggtgtgttgagtgtttagactcactagacgtgtgtgatgcaggtgagcttaatgatgaggagactggaggtgccgaactctgagtagccAGACCTGGTGCGGTAACACGACCCCAGGACCGCATGTTTTTCGCATTTTGATTATGAGATTGAGAggagatgaatattttcatacgttgatgatttttacgatttttactcgtttatgtttacgtatgattttggataagtttgattaatttaaactGCGTTGTTTTTACAGTCAAATAattacgattattttaaatgttatttcgaaaatgtgggcttttataaaaaaaaatattttcgcaCTTTAAAATGAGttgacgttacagttggtatcagagcaagggtcctgtatagggttgtgccaccgccagcttctgccactcagtcttcaagcctcaagtctgtaaggttttatgttttaaattatttgctGTTATCATCTGCATGTTTACATAATTTATGCTTTACGATGATTTACTGTTCATGTTTAACTGTTTTTACGATTTAAGGATttactgttttaaaaaaaaaactaaattaattgCATGAGGGGTTACGTTTTAAATTGGACTATATTCATTTATGCCTCCAGACGTGCTCCCAGTACTGATAGGCAGGATAAGATTACTGGAGGAGGCACaggacctccaccaccaccgccagGAGACCCAGCTACCCGAGTAATTGAGGGTATAGCTAGACTGATGGAGCAGGCTCAGCTAGGCCAGCAGGCACCCAGACATAAGACTGATGTGTATGAGCAGTTTCGTCGGCTTAACCCGAGAGAGTTCGGGGGTACCACCGATCCATTCATGGCGGAGGGATGGATTAGGTCACTGGAGTTCCATTTTGAGTACCTGCAGATGAGGGATGGCGACCGAGCCAGGTGCGCCATTTATATGCTGAGGGATGATGCGTCCCTGTGGTGGGAGGGAGCTGCACATGCACTAGATGTGGTTACTCTCACGTAGGCCAGATTCAGAGAAATGTTCCTCGGGAATTATTTCCCAGCTGACGTCAGGGGCCGCCTGATGAGGAAATTCACGAGTCTCCGACATGGGGACTTATCTGTGGCGGAGTTTATCTGCAAGTTTGAAAGGGGCTGCCACTTTGTGCCCATGATTGCCAGGGATGCCGATCAGAAGCTgcgacacttcatggatggattgAGACCCTCTTCGTCGGGACGTCATGCTGATGAGGTCGGCAGGTTATGATGAGGCCACTGCCTGCGCTTTTCAGGCAGAGCAGGCACTGAGAGACATAGACTTCGAGATGCAAAGGAAGCGGCATCAACCTCAGACTAGCTCCCAGCCTCAGAAAAGACATTTTACTGGGCCGCAGAAGGAGCAAGGGCAGCAGAAGCCCCAAGGGCAGTTCAGGAGgccacagcagcagcagcagcagagaCCTCGTCAGGCGCCAACCCTCAGTGCAGCAGGTTCCATTTCGGCGAGTGCAGGTGGGGAACCTTCAAATTCATTGTGTGCGGATAGGAGGGCCATAAAACAGCGGATTGCCCTAGGAACAAGGGACCCACTACTGGCCGggcttatgtgatgcatgccgaggaggctGAGGCTGAGGCAGCGCCAGACTCGACACTGATTACTGGTAACCAttttgtttaagattttaattttcgCATGATTGCTTGGATTTAATGCTTGCTTGAGGATTTATTTATTGGGATTGACAACACAGAAGgaattaggatgcatgctctatcTATTTGGGATTAAGGATTTAATTAcctaatttgagaattttaaggaccCAATTGTAATAACCGTTAATTCAAGGACCAAGGTGCAATTTTTTTCGAAACTTTAAGGGACTAAGttgtaatttttgaatttttggggGAATGATGTTTGGGTTAATTCAGTGATTTTTTCTAGGATTTTGGGTTAATTTCCGATAAGAAATCCTTAAGTTCGACTCTattagatttgatggtatgttttgtcgcaggGAGGATATATATTACACGTGTAGCCacgcatgcattgctagattcagggcTACGCATTCGTTTATATCCGAATCCTTCGTCGagcgactaggaatcataccaTTAGCGATGGATTCAGGATTCAGAGTATCGATCCCATCTGGGGATCAAATGTTCACTTCCCAGATAGTGAAGAGATTGAAGTTTTGATTACAGAAGTACAAAGTGCACGCaaatttgatagtgctatcactACCGGATTTTGACATTATCTTGGGCATGGACTGCCAGACAGGAGGTGGACTTTTCCCTGACGATGTTGCAGGCATCACACCAGACAGGAGGTGGACTTTTCGATTGAGCTCATGCCAGGGACAGTGCCGATATCCAAAGCACCCTACCAGTTAGCACCTACAGAGATGAATGAGCTTAAAGATCTGATTCAGGATCTGCAGGACTATGGTTTTATCCGTCCTATCTTTTCCCTTCAGGGtgcaccagtgctatttgttaagaagaaggatggcaaCATGCGACTGTGCATTGACTACAGAGAGCTGAACAGAGTCACAGTTAAGAATAAGTACCCATTGCCGAGGATCGAGGATTTTTTTGATCAATTGCATGGAGCATTAGTGTTctcaaagatagatcttcgatccggttaccaccagctgaaactgaggGACTcagatgtgcataagacagccttccggACGCGTTACGGGCACTATGAGTTCTTGGTGATGCCATCTGGACTGACGAACGCGCTAGCGATCTTCATTGATCTCATGAATCATGTGTTTCAGCCACTtttggatcagttcgtcatagtcttTATTGACGATATTCTGATCTGTTTGAAGAGCagggaggagcacagtcagcatctgAGGACAGTGTTACAGACTCTACAAGACAGATGACTATATGCCAAGTTAAGTAAATATGAGTTCTGGCTTGACAGGGTGGcgttcttgggccacattgtatctcAGGATGGCATAGAGGTCGACCCCAGCAAGGTagaggcagtcagagattggtcAGTTCATAAGAGTGTGACAGAGATCCGTTGTTTCTTGAGATTGACAGGctattacaggaagttcatctagggcttctcttctattgcggtgcctatgaccgccttgacgaagaagaacgccaagtttatttggggatctgAGTGCCAGGAGAGCTTTGACAGACTGAAGCAGGCTTTGACCACTACaccagttctagctatgccatcaaGGCAATGAGAGCTTGTGGTTTATACAGATGCATCAAAGCTAGGGTTGGGCGCGGTTCTGATGCAGCAGGACAGTGATAGCCTACGCGTCCAGACAGCTGAAGGtctatgagaagaattacccgactcatgacctcgagctagcagcagtggtagTCGCCCTAAAGATCTGGAGatactatctgtatggggaaaGTCCAGGATTTTTACAGATCataagagcctgaagtacttcttcacacagaaagaactgaatatgaggcagagaagGTGGCTTGAGCTggtgaaggactatgattgtgacattagctaccatccgggtaaggctaatgtgttGCAGACGCTCTGAGCAAGAAGCACGCAGTGATTACTCatctgtcagtgcagagaccgctTCAGGCTGAGATTCAAAGATTTGAGCTTTCAGTTTATGCCAGGGGCCGAGAGAAAGAATCCGGACATGACAGACTTCTGACGAGTAGTTACGgaagtggagacagagagacgaggctaagggccagagactgtatacagttgtggacggcatagtcagatataggGATCGTCTATGGGTTCCTGACAGTGATTCCTTTCGAGCGAATATTTTGAGCGAGGCCCAcagcaccccgtactccatccatccagggagtacaaagatgtataatgatctTCAGactctgtattggtggccgggcatgaagcgagatattCTGCTGCAAGGAAGCTGAGAcgactccctattcccgagtggaaatgggagaatattactatggattttgtgacagggcGTCCGAGGACTACTGGAGgattcaatgccatttgggtgattgttgttcgacttactaagtcagcgGATTTCCTACCGATCAAgaagacattcaccatgactcagtacgtaGAGCTGTACATCTGAAAGATAGTCAGACTgaatgggattccagtgtccatcgtgtcagatAGGGATCCGAGGTTCATgtctgcattctggaagagtcttcACCAGATTCTAGGTACTAAGTTATTGTTCAGCACTGCCTTCCATCCTTAGAAAGACGGACAGTGTGATCCAGATTCTAGAGGACCTACTTCGAGCATGCATGATCGACTTTCAGGGCAGTTGGGAGCCGAAGTTACGtcttgtggagttcacatacaacaacagttatcaggcaTCGATAGGTATagctccatacgaggcactgTACGGGAGGAAGTGGA comes from Primulina huaijiensis isolate GDHJ02 chromosome 5, ASM1229523v2, whole genome shotgun sequence and encodes:
- the LOC140976678 gene encoding uncharacterized protein, which translates into the protein MRVNTPLVGFSGEIVEAVGEIALPISLGSYPRRSTKMVKFLVVKAPSAYNVILGRPSLNLFRAIASTYHMKLKFPTLEGPGEAVGDSRLARECHASILLNAGETRRRQGPDIDSLKGKKQKLEQLSNENRIHLVDGESNDRERMTATEALKHIEVVPGDPRKTLKIGSDLPTEVENTLTIFLRRNVDAFAWGDEPLPGIPPEYALHHLNVDPRMKPIKQKKRSFGPEKNKHIADEVGKLVKAKYIRPISYPEWLANVVLVPKTGGKWRLCIDFTDLNKACPKDLFPLPRIDLLVDSTAGCELLSFLDAHQGYNQIGLAPGDQEKASFITDLGIYCYKVMPFGLKNAGATYQ
- the LOC140977671 gene encoding uncharacterized protein; amino-acid sequence: MHTRSHTSRNVRGEGHPPIIPSQSEMLITQEALKAMMEETAARAAAEAVAQILAHHPRTDTGETTPKDRSTSHDPSKTTRRNGETCKEDESDGRTHRLPPRRESISLHTYARGSHTLNEQDSRLAVLPARHSPFTTAILAESVPVGVKIPNLPEYEGMGDPQDHLDKFYAKADLYDISEAAYCKIFRTTLSGRALAWFNKLPPRTIDSLEQLTHRFLHQFSINKKYPKTAAYLFTIIQKEGECLREYVQRFTQAVHEVPHVNHDLLAGIMQQNLRHRKFKESIAGKPPNTLEELLERAEKHIRIEEAIEPRYLGKRRREEERPEGTKREEKRTAQSPRLQYTPLKARLSDILVVAEQQGLLQPPRPMKENPKRQRSDKYCRFHKDKGHSTEDCFSLRAEIEKLIKRGYLGDYVDSFRSQQRSNKRPDDNRPSEQQRERVEKGKKPEQREENMPTGGIISVITGGPACGDSNNARKNLARAARRDQNFSCLTVTQSINEISTKDEEVFFGEEDLEASRGEHNDALIISATISNFWVKKILVDSGSSADINFS